From the Cryptomeria japonica chromosome 2, Sugi_1.0, whole genome shotgun sequence genome, one window contains:
- the LOC131049929 gene encoding putative pentatricopeptide repeat-containing protein At1g68930, producing the protein MAGLCLPINKVCFLGYAYTDHGISASSYSYRCHSMHFSPTHPIISKFLNALHYSYHVPTSKHLGFRHYGSCRSISEINPTVIIPSEKIDGASTASSLQANANDYDRLLRACIDTKAFKEGKQIHVDIIKTGLYWDIFLQNQLVNFYANVGNAVDARKVFDKIPNRYLVSWNAMVAGYVQNGRGIEAIRLFAEMHEPNQFTFASLLRVCAGLIDLETGKQIQAHAIKTRFMLYVCVGNALVNMYAKCGRIDDARRVFDRMPERDVVSWNVLIAGYGQHGYGEECLKLLFHMQLADMPADQFAFSSVLSANSRPGMLRKGKQVHAQIIKTGLEVEITVGNALLSMYSKCGSIEEAHELFDKMKQQDVISWTTMVTGYAQHGYCDKAFQLFEQMPTKNVVSWNAMIAGYSQNAQGCNALKLFCKMQLAGINPTEFTFGNVVNACSSIASLEYGKWIHGYIAKTGYQSILHIGSGLADMYVKCGNVMDARKIFDRMSERNVVSWTGMITGYAQHDQGEEALKLFCKMQETSVNPNQITLASILGACGSLATLKEGKQCHAYAIKTGHVSDVGVSNALITMYAKCGNIQDAVAVFDKMSERDGISWNSMINGYAQHGYGNAALQLFKRMLQAGMKPDEITFVGILSACSHGGLVEEGHNYFESMIQEHAIIPSVDHYACMVDLLGRAGRLGEAQKLINHMPCEPTALVWRTLLAACRIHNNLELGKQVAEKILELEPEHPAMYVLISNIYSAAGKFDVADKMRKLMTYRGVKKEPGFSWIEVNNKVHSFAVSDRSHPQTAQIYSKLEELTWQIKQAGYLPDTNFVLHDVEEEQKKRVIFHHSEKLAIAFGLLYRIPETPIRVFKNLRVCGDCHTAAKFISKVTLQEIILRDTSRFHHFKDGVCSCGDYW; encoded by the coding sequence ATGGCAGGATTGTGCCTTCCTATAAACAAAGTGTGCTTTCTGGGCTATGCCTACACAGATCACGGAATCAGTGCTTCTTCCTATTCATATAGATGTCACTCGATGCACTTTTCGCCAACACACCCGATTATCTCTAAATTTCTCAATGCTCTGCACTACTCCTACCACGTCCCAACTTCCAAACATTTAGGATTTAGGCATTACGGCAGTTGCAGGAGTATATCTGAGATCAATCCTACCGTTATCATTCCTAGTGAAAAAATAGATGGAGCTTCTACTGCTTCGAGTTTACAAGCAAATGCAAATGACTATGATAGGCTTTTGCGAGCATGCATTGATACCAAGGCTTTTAAAGAGGGCAAACAGATCCATGTCGACATCATTAAAACTGGACTTTACTGGGACATATTTCTTCAAAACCAGCTTGTTAACTTTTATGCTAACGTTGGAAATGCAGTGGATGCGCGCAAAGTGTTCGACAAAATTCCCAATCGATACctggtctcatggaatgcaatggttGCTGGCTATGTGCAGAATGGGCGTggaattgaagctataagattgttTGCTGAAATGCACGAGCCGAATCAGTTCACTTTTGCTAGTTTACTTCGAGTTTGCGCAGGCTTAATCGATTTGGAAACAGGAAAGCAGATTCAAGCACATGCTATTAAAACTAGATTCATGTTATATGTTTGTGTTGGGAATGCTCTTgtaaatatgtatgcaaaatgcgGCAGAATTGACGATGCCCGTAGAGTGTTCGACAGAATGCCTGAGCGAGATGTTGTCTCGTGGAATGTACTGATTGCAGGATATGGCCAACATGGGTACGGTGAAGAATgcctcaaactcctttttcatatgCAATTGGCCGACATGCCAGCTGATCAGTTCGCTTTTTCCAGTGTTCTGAGTGCGAACTCAAGGCCAGGAATGCTGAGAAAAGGTAAACAGGTACATGCCCAGATTATAAAAACTGGATTGGAAGTGGAAATCACTGTAGGGAATGCTCTACTTTCTATGTATAGCAAATGTGGGAGTATAGAGGAAGCACATGAGCTGTTCGATAAAATGAAGCAGCAAGACGTTATCTCATGGACTACAATGGTGACGGGATATGCGCAGCATGGTTATTGCGACAAGGCCTTCCAGCTCTTTGAACAAATGCCCACAAAGAATGTGGTCTcttggaatgccatgattgcagggtATTCTCAAAATGCGCAAGGTTGCAATGCTTTGAAACTTTTTTgcaaaatgcaattggcaggcaTCAATCCTACCGAGTTTACCTTCGGAAATGTTGTTAATGCATGCTCCAGCATAGCATCTTTGGAATATGGCAAGTGGATTCATGGATACATTGCTAAGACTGGGTACCAGTCAATTCTTCACATTGGAAGTGGACTTGCAGATATGTATGTCAAGTGTGGGAATGTAATGGATGCACGCAAAATTTTTGACCGAATGTctgaaagaaatgtggtctcatggacggGAATGATAACAGGATACGCCCAGCATGATCAAGGTGAGGAAGCTCTTAAACTCTTTTGCAAAATGCAAGAAACTAGTGTAAATCCAAACCAAATCACCTTGGCTAGTATCCTTGGAGCCTGTGGCAGTTTGGCAACTTTGAAAGAAGGAAAGCAATGCCACGCTTACGCTATTAAAACAGGACATGTTTCAGACGTTGGAGTTAGCAATGCACTCATTACGATGTATGCCAAATGTGGGAACATACAAGATGCCGTAGCAGTTTTTGACAAAATGTCTGAACGAGATGGTATTTCATGGAATTCAATGATCAATGGATATGCCCAGCATGGCTATGGAAATGCTGCCCTCCAACTCTTTAAAAGAATGCTTCAGGCTGGTATGAAGCCAGATGAGATCACGTTTGTTGGTATTCTGTCTGCTTGCAGCCATGGAGGCCTAGTAGAGGAAGGCCATAATTACTTTGAGTCAATGATTCAAGAGCATGCCATTATTCCTTCTGTTGATCACTACGCATGTATGGTAGACCTTCTCGGTCGTGCTGGCCGATTGGGTGAGGCACAAAAGTTGATTAACCATATGCCATGTGAACCTACTGCATTAGTGTGGCGGACCTTGCTTGCCGCATGCAGAATCCATAATAACTTGGAGCTAGGTAAACAAGTTGCAGAAAAGATTCTTGAACTGGAACCAGAACATCCTGCAATGTATGTGTTGATTTCAAATATATATTCTGCAGCTGGTAAGTTCGATGTTGCAGACAAAATGAGAAAATTGATGACATACAGAGGAGTGAAAAAAGAGCCAGGATTTAGTTGGATTGAGGTCaacaacaaagttcattcatttgctGTCAGTGATAGATCGCATCCACAAACAGCTCAGATCTATTCAAAGTTGGAGGAATTAACGTGGCAGATAAAGCAGGCAGGTTACTTACCTGACACAAATTTTGTGCTGCACGATGTGGAGGAGGAGCAGAAGAAGCGTGTTATCTTCCACCATAGTGAAAAGCTGGCGATTGCTTTTGGACTTTTATACAGAATCCCTGAAACGCCTATCAGGGTTTTCAAGAACCTTCGGGTGTGTGGTGATTGCCACACTGCTGCAAAGTTTATCTCCAAGGTCACATTACAAGAAATCATTCTGAGGGATACCAGCCGCTTCCATCATTTCAAGGACGGAGTATGTTCTTGTGGAGATTATTGGTAA